In Micrococcus luteus NCTC 2665, a single window of DNA contains:
- a CDS encoding BCCT family transporter — protein sequence MVCPWTHPRRPVPPGPTRPGPRPRLRRFVREFSYPHGIHPALVPGVSVEDRRVRYGVDRVILAVVGLLVVGFVVWGVLQPDAVLAVSSAALDWVMVHAGWLFALLAIGMVVFLLALAFSRYGEIPLGLDGEKPEYSTASWSAMLFAAGIGIGIIFFGPYEPLTYYLAPRPGAYEAASEEAVTGALAQAALHWGVNAWAIYAIVGLSVGYVSYRRGRVPLMSSIIAPLFGDSQRSDSVGARLIDGLAIIATLFGTAASLGIGALQIGRGVEIVSGWSAPGNTVALGIIVVLTIGTIFSAVSGVARGIRWLSNINMLLALGLALFFFVVGPTAFLLNIVPGVLMDYVSSAPDALGASMAEGEDMQEFLSSWTIFYWAWWVSWAPFVGVFMAKISKGRTIRQYVLGALFIPAAVIVGAFTIIGGTTIWLQRTQGSVAPDGTAASLPAPAEIFWVVLDQLPGGGLVAPVVIVMLAVFFITTADSASIVNSQLSQRGAPAPRRTITVFWALCMAGIAVVMLLTGGDTALTGLQNLITITALPFTVVLVLMAVALQRELANDPFAIRDRYQRAAVEKATVRGLVEYGDDFAFTVERTPPGSWYAAGEGFDSTAAEITDWYRRTDEDGNPVEYDYVLGEYLDDGDGADGPAGAGPSAR from the coding sequence ATGGTGTGCCCATGGACACACCCACGCCGCCCCGTCCCACCGGGTCCCACACGACCCGGACCCCGGCCACGGCTGCGCCGCTTCGTCCGCGAGTTCTCCTATCCGCACGGCATCCACCCGGCCCTCGTGCCGGGCGTGTCCGTGGAGGACCGCCGGGTGCGCTACGGCGTGGACCGGGTGATCCTCGCCGTCGTCGGCCTGCTGGTGGTCGGCTTCGTGGTGTGGGGCGTGCTGCAGCCGGACGCCGTGCTGGCCGTCTCGAGCGCGGCCCTCGACTGGGTGATGGTCCACGCCGGCTGGCTGTTCGCCCTGCTGGCCATCGGGATGGTGGTGTTCCTGCTGGCCCTGGCGTTCTCCCGGTACGGCGAGATCCCGCTGGGCCTGGACGGGGAGAAGCCGGAGTACTCCACGGCGAGCTGGTCAGCCATGCTCTTCGCGGCCGGCATCGGCATCGGCATCATCTTCTTCGGCCCGTACGAGCCGCTGACCTACTACCTGGCCCCGCGCCCGGGGGCGTACGAGGCGGCGAGCGAGGAGGCGGTGACGGGCGCGCTGGCCCAGGCCGCGCTGCACTGGGGCGTGAACGCGTGGGCGATCTACGCGATCGTCGGCCTGTCGGTCGGCTACGTGTCCTACCGCCGGGGCCGGGTGCCGCTGATGAGCTCGATCATCGCGCCGCTGTTCGGCGACTCCCAGCGCAGCGACTCCGTCGGGGCGCGCCTGATCGACGGGCTCGCGATCATCGCCACACTGTTCGGCACGGCGGCCTCGCTGGGCATCGGCGCCCTCCAGATCGGCCGAGGCGTGGAGATCGTCTCGGGCTGGTCGGCGCCGGGGAACACGGTGGCGCTGGGGATCATCGTGGTGCTCACGATCGGCACCATCTTCTCGGCGGTGTCCGGTGTGGCCCGCGGCATCCGGTGGCTGTCCAACATCAACATGCTGCTCGCCCTCGGCCTCGCGCTGTTCTTCTTCGTCGTCGGCCCGACGGCGTTCCTGCTGAACATCGTGCCCGGCGTCCTGATGGACTACGTCTCCTCCGCCCCGGACGCCCTCGGCGCCTCGATGGCCGAGGGGGAGGACATGCAGGAGTTCCTCTCCAGCTGGACGATCTTCTACTGGGCGTGGTGGGTCAGCTGGGCCCCGTTCGTGGGCGTGTTCATGGCGAAGATCTCGAAGGGCCGGACCATCCGCCAGTACGTCCTCGGCGCCCTGTTCATCCCGGCCGCGGTGATCGTCGGCGCGTTCACGATCATCGGCGGCACCACCATCTGGCTGCAGCGGACGCAGGGCTCCGTGGCGCCGGACGGCACGGCCGCGTCGCTGCCCGCGCCGGCGGAGATCTTCTGGGTGGTCCTGGACCAGCTGCCCGGCGGCGGGCTGGTGGCCCCGGTCGTGATCGTCATGCTGGCGGTCTTCTTCATCACGACGGCGGACTCCGCCTCGATCGTGAACTCGCAGCTCTCGCAGCGCGGCGCCCCGGCCCCGCGCCGCACGATCACGGTGTTCTGGGCGCTGTGCATGGCGGGCATCGCCGTCGTGATGCTGCTGACCGGCGGCGACACCGCGCTCACCGGCCTGCAGAACCTCATCACCATCACGGCGCTGCCGTTCACCGTGGTGCTCGTCCTCATGGCGGTCGCGCTCCAGCGCGAACTGGCCAACGACCCCTTCGCGATCCGTGACCGGTACCAGCGGGCCGCCGTCGAGAAGGCGACGGTGCGGGGCCTGGTGGAGTACGGGGACGACTTCGCGTTCACGGTGGAGCGCACCCCGCCGGGCAGCTGGTACGCGGCCGGCGAGGGGTTCGACTCCACCGCCGCGGAGATCACCGACTGGTACCGCCGTACGGACGAGGACGGGAACCCGGTGGAGTACGACTACGTGCTGGGCGAGTATCTGGACGACGGGGACGGCGCGGACGGGCCCGCCGGAGCGGGCCCGTCCGCTCGGTGA
- a CDS encoding class I SAM-dependent methyltransferase codes for MARPRPASRPPRPTAAASEADATALAPVLEPEGRALLDSLAGYREADALAVSSRLRAAGHPPERVAAALTQAALRSRAEARLGPEARRMLFTRDGLEQATRPLVAGLHADRLAAAGARCVADLGCGLGLDARAFADRGLDVVAVERDAVVAAAAEVNLAGHRGARVVHGDAVAWARAHVPAEADAVWLDPARRQVGGGGSARVFDPEAFSPPLSVVTDIAATGVPLGVKLGPGLPHEAVPAGAEAEWVSVDGDVVEAALWFNAAARPGVRRAARVMTVRGGETTTAQLVSGADFGDSPEVEAVGEEGMAGLVGAVLHEPDGAVIRAGLVTDLAASWPVPTRQLDPHLAYLVAPEPVRDGLARAHRIEAVHGFHLASLRRWAKETGVGRLDVKKRGIRETPEEVRRAVLGGAKPCRRGGAGRHATLVLARVGRARFALEVTPLD; via the coding sequence ATGGCCCGCCCCCGCCCCGCCTCCCGCCCGCCGCGCCCCACGGCCGCCGCCTCGGAGGCGGACGCCACCGCCCTGGCCCCCGTCCTCGAGCCGGAGGGCCGCGCGCTGCTCGACTCCCTCGCCGGGTACCGCGAGGCCGACGCGCTCGCGGTCTCCTCCCGCCTGCGTGCGGCCGGGCATCCTCCGGAGCGCGTGGCCGCCGCGCTGACCCAGGCCGCGCTGCGGTCCCGGGCGGAGGCCCGCCTCGGGCCGGAGGCGCGCCGGATGCTGTTCACGCGCGACGGCCTGGAGCAGGCCACCCGCCCGCTGGTCGCGGGCCTGCATGCGGACCGGCTGGCGGCCGCGGGGGCCCGGTGCGTCGCCGACCTCGGCTGTGGTCTCGGCCTGGACGCGCGCGCCTTCGCCGACCGGGGCCTGGACGTCGTGGCGGTGGAGCGGGACGCCGTCGTCGCCGCGGCCGCCGAGGTGAACCTCGCCGGCCACCGCGGAGCGCGCGTGGTGCACGGCGACGCCGTGGCCTGGGCCCGCGCCCACGTGCCCGCCGAGGCGGACGCGGTGTGGCTGGACCCCGCCCGCCGTCAGGTCGGCGGGGGCGGGTCCGCGCGCGTGTTCGACCCCGAGGCGTTCTCCCCGCCCCTGAGCGTCGTGACGGACATCGCCGCGACGGGCGTCCCGCTCGGTGTCAAGCTCGGCCCGGGGCTCCCGCACGAGGCCGTGCCGGCGGGCGCCGAGGCCGAGTGGGTGAGCGTCGACGGCGACGTCGTGGAGGCCGCCCTGTGGTTCAACGCGGCGGCCCGCCCCGGGGTGCGGCGGGCGGCGCGCGTCATGACCGTCCGGGGCGGGGAGACGACGACGGCGCAGCTCGTCTCCGGCGCGGACTTCGGCGACTCGCCCGAGGTCGAGGCCGTGGGGGAGGAGGGCATGGCGGGGCTCGTCGGCGCGGTCCTGCACGAGCCGGACGGCGCCGTCATCCGGGCCGGACTCGTGACGGACCTGGCCGCGTCCTGGCCCGTGCCGACGCGGCAGCTGGACCCCCACCTGGCCTACCTCGTCGCGCCCGAGCCCGTGCGGGACGGCCTGGCCCGCGCCCATCGGATCGAGGCGGTGCACGGCTTCCACCTGGCCTCCCTGCGGCGCTGGGCGAAGGAGACCGGGGTGGGTCGGCTGGACGTGAAGAAGCGGGGCATCCGCGAGACGCCCGAGGAGGTGCGTCGGGCCGTCCTCGGCGGGGCGAAGCCGTGCCGGCGTGGCGGGGCCGGACGGCACGCCACCCTCGTGCTGGCGCGCGTGGGTCGGGCGCGGTTCGCCCTCGAGGTGACGCCGTTGGACTGA
- a CDS encoding siderophore ABC transporter substrate-binding protein encodes MPRSVRAPRLASLALTSVAALALVGCSAGGAATGSSSATASGESSASTSASGSSSAASGGVAAGVTVTDMSGTEVTLPEEVDSVIATDNRTFRTLDDWGVELSAAPKQIMYKGEGGPSYLQDDSVADIGNHREPDMELFVTAEPDVVFNGQRFNERKAEIDELTGDAAVVDTNFDVTQTPMDEGLKKLTTLLGEATGHEADAEKLIADFDAATQRAKDAYDPEQTVMGLIASGGELSYVAPSTGRAIGPFFDMLDLTPALEQSGTDNHQGDDISVEAIAKSNPDWLIVMDRDAAIGEENATAAELIERSEALKDVTAVKEGNIVYLPTDFYVAEDIQNHTTVMEDLAKAFEGAQ; translated from the coding sequence ATGCCGCGTTCCGTCCGCGCCCCCCGCCTCGCCAGTCTCGCCCTGACCTCGGTGGCGGCCCTCGCCCTCGTCGGCTGCTCCGCCGGCGGCGCGGCCACGGGCTCGTCCTCCGCGACCGCCTCCGGCGAGTCCTCGGCCTCCACGAGCGCCTCGGGCAGCTCCTCGGCCGCCTCGGGCGGCGTCGCGGCCGGCGTCACCGTCACCGACATGTCCGGCACCGAGGTCACCCTGCCGGAGGAGGTCGACTCCGTCATCGCCACGGACAACCGCACCTTCCGCACCCTGGACGACTGGGGCGTCGAGCTGTCGGCCGCGCCGAAGCAGATCATGTACAAGGGCGAGGGCGGGCCCTCCTACCTCCAGGACGACTCGGTCGCCGACATCGGCAACCACCGGGAGCCGGACATGGAGCTGTTCGTCACGGCTGAGCCGGACGTCGTGTTCAATGGCCAGCGGTTCAACGAGCGCAAGGCGGAGATCGACGAGCTGACCGGCGACGCCGCCGTCGTGGACACGAACTTCGACGTCACGCAGACCCCCATGGACGAAGGCCTGAAGAAGCTGACCACCCTGCTGGGCGAGGCCACCGGCCACGAGGCCGATGCCGAGAAGCTCATCGCCGACTTCGACGCCGCCACCCAGCGCGCCAAGGATGCCTACGACCCCGAGCAGACCGTCATGGGCCTCATCGCCTCGGGCGGAGAGCTGTCGTACGTCGCGCCCAGCACCGGTCGCGCCATCGGCCCGTTCTTCGACATGCTGGACCTGACCCCGGCCCTCGAGCAGTCGGGCACCGACAACCACCAGGGCGACGACATCTCCGTCGAGGCCATCGCGAAGTCGAACCCGGACTGGCTGATCGTCATGGACCGCGACGCCGCCATCGGCGAGGAGAACGCCACCGCCGCCGAGCTGATCGAGCGCTCCGAGGCCCTGAAGGACGTGACCGCGGTCAAGGAGGGCAACATCGTGTACCTGCCCACCGACTTCTACGTCGCCGAGGACATCCAGAACCACACCACCGTCATGGAAGACCTCGCGAAGGCATTCGAAGGCGCACAGTGA
- the groL gene encoding chaperonin GroEL (60 kDa chaperone family; promotes refolding of misfolded polypeptides especially under stressful conditions; forms two stacked rings of heptamers to form a barrel-shaped 14mer; ends can be capped by GroES; misfolded proteins enter the barrel where they are refolded when GroES binds), which translates to MAKQLAFNDDARRALQAGIDKLADTVKVTLGPKGRNVVLDKAWGAPTITNDGVTIAREVELEDPYENMGAQLAKEVATKTNDIAGDGTTTATVLAQALVNEGMRQVAAGAAPGEVKRGIEVAVAAVEQRLQENARPVEGQEVAHVAAISAQNDEVGELLARAFDTVGTDGVITIEESSTTSTELDVTEGMQFDKGFLSPYMVTDAERQEAVLEDAYVLINSGKISNVQELLPLLEKVLQANKPLFVIAEDIEGEALSTLVVNKIRGTLNVVAVKAPGFGDRRKAMMQDIAILTGAQVVSPDLGMKLEQADLDVLGSARRITVTKDETTIVDGGGAPEDVEARIAQIKAEAAATDSDWDREKLQERLAKLSGGIGVIRVGAATEVELKERKHRIEDAVSSTRAALEEGIVAGGGTALINALTVLDTDDDVQALTGDAAVGVDIVRKALKQPLRWIAQNAGEDGYVVVSKVAELEPNHGFNAKTGVYGDLIADGVIDPVKVTRSALANATSIAALVLTTETLVADKPADEDEAGHQH; encoded by the coding sequence ATGGCCAAGCAGCTGGCTTTCAACGACGACGCACGCCGCGCCCTCCAGGCCGGCATCGACAAGCTCGCCGACACCGTCAAGGTCACCCTCGGCCCCAAGGGCCGCAATGTGGTGCTCGACAAGGCGTGGGGCGCCCCCACCATCACCAACGACGGCGTCACGATCGCCCGTGAGGTGGAGCTGGAGGACCCGTACGAGAACATGGGCGCCCAGCTCGCCAAGGAGGTCGCCACCAAGACCAACGACATCGCGGGCGACGGCACCACCACCGCCACCGTGCTGGCCCAGGCGCTCGTGAACGAGGGCATGCGCCAGGTCGCCGCCGGCGCCGCGCCGGGCGAGGTCAAGAGGGGCATCGAGGTGGCCGTGGCCGCCGTCGAGCAGCGCCTGCAGGAGAACGCCCGCCCGGTCGAGGGCCAGGAGGTGGCCCACGTGGCCGCCATCTCGGCCCAGAACGACGAGGTCGGCGAGCTGCTGGCCCGCGCGTTCGACACGGTCGGCACCGACGGCGTCATCACCATCGAGGAGTCCTCCACGACCTCCACCGAGCTGGACGTCACCGAGGGCATGCAGTTCGACAAGGGCTTCCTGTCCCCGTACATGGTCACCGACGCCGAGCGTCAGGAGGCCGTGCTCGAGGACGCCTACGTCCTGATCAACTCGGGCAAGATCTCCAACGTGCAGGAGCTGCTGCCCCTGCTGGAGAAGGTCCTGCAGGCCAACAAGCCGCTGTTCGTGATCGCCGAGGACATCGAGGGCGAGGCCCTGTCCACCCTCGTGGTCAACAAGATCCGCGGCACCCTGAACGTCGTGGCCGTCAAGGCCCCGGGCTTCGGCGACCGCCGCAAGGCCATGATGCAGGACATCGCGATCCTCACCGGCGCCCAGGTCGTCTCCCCGGACCTCGGCATGAAGCTCGAGCAGGCCGACCTGGACGTGCTCGGCTCCGCCCGCCGCATCACCGTCACCAAGGACGAGACCACCATCGTCGACGGCGGCGGTGCGCCCGAGGACGTCGAGGCCCGGATCGCCCAGATCAAGGCCGAGGCCGCCGCGACCGACTCCGACTGGGACCGCGAGAAGCTCCAGGAGCGCCTCGCCAAGCTCTCCGGCGGCATCGGCGTGATCCGCGTGGGCGCCGCCACCGAGGTGGAGCTCAAGGAGCGCAAGCACCGCATCGAGGACGCCGTGTCCTCGACCCGCGCCGCCCTCGAGGAGGGCATCGTGGCTGGCGGCGGCACCGCGCTCATCAACGCGCTGACCGTGCTCGACACCGACGACGACGTCCAGGCCCTGACCGGTGACGCCGCCGTGGGCGTGGACATCGTCCGCAAGGCCCTGAAGCAGCCGCTGCGCTGGATCGCCCAGAACGCGGGCGAGGACGGCTACGTGGTGGTCTCCAAGGTCGCCGAGCTGGAGCCGAACCACGGCTTCAACGCGAAGACCGGCGTCTACGGCGACCTGATCGCCGACGGCGTGATCGACCCGGTCAAGGTGACGCGCTCCGCGCTGGCCAACGCCACCTCCATCGCGGCCCTCGTGCTGACCACCGAGACCCTCGTGGCGGACAAGCCCGCCGACGAGGACGAGGCCGGCCACCAGCACTGA
- the groES gene encoding co-chaperone GroES — protein MSVSIKPLEDRIVVRPLEAEQTTASGLVIPDTAKEKPQEGQVVAVGPGRVAENGNRVPVDVAEGDVVLYSKYGGTEVKVGGEEYLVLSARDVLAVVTK, from the coding sequence ATGTCTGTCTCCATCAAGCCCCTCGAGGATCGCATCGTTGTCCGCCCCCTGGAGGCCGAGCAGACCACCGCGTCGGGCCTCGTGATCCCGGACACCGCCAAGGAGAAGCCGCAGGAGGGCCAGGTCGTGGCCGTGGGCCCGGGCCGGGTCGCCGAGAACGGCAACCGCGTGCCGGTCGACGTCGCCGAGGGTGACGTGGTGCTGTACTCCAAGTACGGCGGCACCGAGGTCAAAGTCGGCGGCGAGGAGTACCTGGTGCTCTCCGCCCGCGACGTGCTGGCCGTCGTCACCAAGTGA
- a CDS encoding iron chelate uptake ABC transporter family permease subunit: MAEPLATAPGRLPAPLGGATAAGPVDADAPRRSGVFVTAADRRRYAVVVAVLAAVAVLSTAGVLLWGNEAEPGSRAFWMIARMRVESLGVIGIVALCHSFATVSFHTVTGNRIITPSIMGFEALYTAVSTAAVYVLGAAGVAVLTGVGPFLAQAALMVALATALYSWLLSRPYGNVHLMLLVGVVLGGGLAALSTFMQRLLDPNSFDLLSARLFGNISNARTEYVAIAAPIAVVVCALLWLRSRRLNTVALGADAATNLGLHHRRELMVTLLLVSVLMAMTTALVGPMTFLGFLVATLAYSLVDTHDHRFILPVAALAGYAVLTSAYFVLRHVFYAGGAVTVVIELIGGITFLIVVMRKGRL; the protein is encoded by the coding sequence ATGGCTGAGCCGCTCGCGACCGCCCCGGGTCGCCTCCCCGCCCCGCTCGGCGGCGCCACCGCGGCCGGGCCCGTCGACGCCGACGCCCCGCGCCGGTCCGGCGTGTTCGTCACCGCCGCCGACCGCCGGAGGTATGCGGTCGTCGTCGCGGTGCTGGCCGCCGTCGCCGTGCTCTCCACCGCCGGGGTCCTGCTGTGGGGCAACGAGGCCGAACCCGGTTCGCGCGCGTTCTGGATGATCGCGCGGATGCGCGTGGAGTCCCTGGGCGTGATCGGCATCGTGGCGCTGTGCCACTCCTTCGCGACCGTCAGCTTCCACACGGTGACGGGCAACCGCATCATCACGCCCTCGATCATGGGGTTCGAGGCGCTCTACACCGCCGTGTCGACCGCCGCCGTGTACGTGCTGGGAGCCGCCGGCGTCGCGGTGCTGACCGGGGTGGGGCCGTTCCTCGCCCAGGCCGCACTCATGGTGGCGCTCGCGACGGCCCTGTACTCGTGGCTGCTCTCCCGGCCCTACGGCAACGTCCATCTGATGCTGCTCGTGGGCGTGGTGCTGGGCGGCGGGCTGGCCGCGCTGAGCACGTTCATGCAGCGACTGCTGGACCCGAACTCGTTCGACCTGCTGAGCGCGCGGCTCTTCGGCAACATCTCCAATGCCCGGACCGAGTACGTGGCGATCGCCGCGCCCATCGCCGTCGTCGTGTGCGCGCTGCTGTGGCTGCGCTCCCGCCGCCTGAACACGGTGGCGCTCGGCGCCGACGCCGCGACCAACCTGGGCCTGCATCACCGACGCGAGCTCATGGTGACGCTGCTGCTGGTCTCCGTGCTGATGGCCATGACCACCGCGCTCGTGGGCCCGATGACGTTCCTCGGCTTCCTCGTGGCGACGCTGGCGTACAGCCTCGTCGACACCCACGACCACCGGTTCATCCTCCCGGTGGCGGCGCTGGCCGGGTACGCGGTGCTCACGAGCGCCTACTTCGTGCTGCGGCACGTCTTCTACGCGGGGGGTGCGGTCACGGTGGTCATCGAGCTGATCGGCGGCATCACCTTCCTGATCGTCGTGATGAGAAAGGGACGTCTGTGA
- a CDS encoding dicarboxylate/amino acid:cation symporter, with protein MSTAQSSPAPAPRRRLPAWTSNFGWQIAAALVLGLVLGLIARATGHTSEHPTWLGETLATVGSIYISLLKAAVVPLVFFAVVASIANLAQVTNAARLAAKTLLWFAITSLIAVLIGLAVGVVLQPGVGTGQTAPASYQAKDVGWLDFLTSLVPANFLGLTVKTTAGEDGALASSPTFNVLQILVIAIVVGVAALKVGEKAAPFLTFSRSVLAIIQKLLWWIIRLAPIGTIGLLGNAVASYGWSTMGTLAKFVVAIYVGLALVMLVVYPLLARLHGLSVKQFFTGVWPAFQLGFVSRSSLGTLPVTQRVAERNFGVPTGYASFAVPLGATTKMDGCAAVYPAVAAVFIAQFYGIEMSLSQYALVALVSVLGSAATAGTTGATVMLTLTLSTAGLPLEGMALLLAVDPIVDMGRTALNVSGQALIPALVASQEGILDRDRYDAPRGDIFGEDEEEIVEARAHATADSRAELVGTPEPRV; from the coding sequence ATGAGCACCGCACAGTCCTCCCCCGCACCGGCGCCCCGACGTCGGCTCCCCGCCTGGACGTCGAATTTCGGCTGGCAGATCGCCGCCGCCCTCGTCCTCGGCCTCGTCCTGGGCCTGATCGCCCGCGCGACGGGGCACACCTCCGAGCACCCGACCTGGCTCGGCGAGACGCTGGCCACCGTCGGCAGCATCTACATCAGCCTGCTGAAGGCCGCGGTCGTCCCGCTGGTCTTCTTCGCCGTCGTCGCCTCCATCGCCAACCTGGCCCAGGTGACCAACGCGGCCCGCCTGGCCGCCAAGACCCTGCTGTGGTTCGCCATCACGAGCCTGATCGCGGTGCTCATCGGCCTCGCCGTCGGCGTCGTGCTGCAGCCGGGCGTGGGCACCGGCCAGACCGCGCCGGCGTCGTACCAGGCCAAGGACGTCGGCTGGCTCGACTTCCTGACCTCCCTGGTGCCGGCGAACTTCCTCGGCCTGACCGTCAAGACCACGGCGGGCGAGGACGGCGCGCTGGCCTCCTCCCCCACGTTCAACGTGCTGCAGATCCTCGTGATCGCGATCGTCGTGGGCGTGGCCGCGCTCAAGGTCGGCGAGAAGGCCGCCCCGTTCCTCACGTTCTCCCGCTCGGTGCTCGCGATCATCCAGAAGCTGCTGTGGTGGATCATCCGCCTGGCCCCGATCGGCACCATCGGCCTGCTGGGCAACGCAGTGGCCTCCTACGGCTGGTCCACGATGGGCACCCTGGCCAAGTTCGTGGTGGCGATCTACGTGGGCCTGGCCCTCGTGATGCTCGTGGTGTACCCGCTGCTGGCGCGCCTGCACGGGCTCTCCGTCAAGCAGTTCTTCACCGGCGTGTGGCCGGCGTTCCAGCTCGGCTTCGTCTCCCGCTCCTCCCTCGGCACGCTGCCCGTCACCCAGCGGGTGGCCGAGCGCAACTTCGGCGTGCCCACCGGCTACGCCTCCTTCGCCGTCCCGCTGGGCGCCACCACCAAGATGGACGGCTGCGCCGCGGTCTACCCGGCCGTGGCCGCCGTGTTCATCGCCCAGTTCTACGGGATCGAGATGAGCCTGAGCCAGTACGCCCTCGTGGCGCTCGTGTCCGTGCTGGGCTCGGCCGCGACCGCCGGCACCACCGGCGCCACCGTGATGCTCACGCTCACGCTGTCCACCGCCGGGCTGCCCCTCGAGGGCATGGCCCTGCTCCTGGCCGTCGACCCGATCGTGGACATGGGCCGCACCGCCCTCAACGTGTCCGGCCAGGCCCTCATCCCCGCCCTCGTGGCCTCCCAGGAGGGCATCCTCGACCGGGACCGCTACGACGCCCCGCGCGGCGACATCTTCGGCGAGGACGAGGAGGAGATCGTCGAGGCCCGCGCCCACGCGACCGCCGACTCCCGCGCCGAGCTCGTCGGCACCCCGGAGCCGCGCGTCTGA
- a CDS encoding ABC transporter permease: MILDVRHHVADAPPRLEEPGRGDRVCWVPPAVLRPERTRWQRTWPLLAGIVVTAALIVVSLFVGVYDVGAEGGREMFAITRVPRTVALVLAGASMAMCGLIMQLMTQNRFVEPSTTGTTEWAGLGLLVTMVLVPGAGLVTRMAGAILFAFIGTLVFFLFLRRVRLQSSLIVPIVGIMLGAVVGAASTFLALQTDMLQQVGAWFAGSFTSVVRGRYELLFLVLIVCVAVFVIADRFTVAGLGKDVATNVGLNYDAVILTGVAMVAVATGVVTVVIGALPFLGLVVPNLVSMVRGDNLRTNLPWVVMVGVWIVIVCDLIGRTVIAPFEVPISLILGLVGAIVFLALLLRQAKHG, translated from the coding sequence GTGATTCTCGACGTGCGTCACCACGTCGCCGACGCCCCGCCCCGGCTCGAGGAGCCGGGGCGGGGCGACCGCGTGTGCTGGGTCCCGCCCGCCGTCCTGCGGCCCGAGCGCACCCGCTGGCAGCGCACCTGGCCGCTGCTGGCCGGCATCGTGGTGACCGCGGCCCTCATCGTGGTCTCGCTGTTCGTGGGCGTGTACGACGTCGGCGCGGAGGGCGGACGCGAGATGTTCGCCATCACGCGCGTGCCGCGCACCGTCGCCCTCGTGCTGGCCGGCGCCTCGATGGCGATGTGCGGGCTGATCATGCAGCTCATGACGCAGAACCGCTTCGTGGAGCCCAGCACCACGGGCACCACCGAGTGGGCCGGTCTCGGCTTACTGGTGACCATGGTGCTCGTGCCGGGGGCGGGCCTGGTGACCCGGATGGCCGGGGCCATCCTCTTCGCCTTCATCGGCACCCTCGTGTTCTTCCTCTTCCTGCGGCGCGTGCGCCTGCAGTCCTCCCTCATCGTGCCGATCGTGGGCATCATGCTCGGCGCCGTCGTGGGCGCCGCCTCGACGTTCCTCGCCCTGCAGACGGACATGCTCCAGCAGGTCGGCGCGTGGTTCGCCGGCTCCTTCACCTCCGTGGTCCGCGGCCGGTACGAGCTGCTCTTCCTCGTGCTGATCGTGTGCGTGGCGGTCTTCGTCATCGCGGACCGCTTCACCGTGGCCGGCCTCGGCAAGGACGTCGCCACGAACGTCGGCCTCAACTACGACGCCGTGATCCTCACCGGCGTGGCCATGGTGGCCGTGGCCACCGGGGTGGTCACCGTGGTGATCGGGGCCCTCCCGTTCCTGGGGCTCGTGGTCCCCAACCTCGTGTCCATGGTCCGCGGCGACAACCTGCGGACGAACCTGCCCTGGGTGGTCATGGTCGGCGTGTGGATCGTGATCGTCTGCGACCTGATCGGGCGGACCGTGATCGCCCCGTTCGAGGTGCCCATCTCGCTGATCCTGGGCCTCGTGGGCGCGATCGTGTTCCTCGCCCTGCTGCTGAGGCAGGCCAAGCATGGCTGA
- a CDS encoding iron ABC transporter ATP-binding protein, with amino-acid sequence MIELRGVVKRHSDEVCIGPVDLDIQAGGVTALVGPNGAGKSTLLTMIGRLQDADAGTIAVGGHDITTTPSRKIAQTLSILRQENHFVTRLTVRQLVGFGRYPYTRGRLTLEDERHVSDAIDFLNLGPFENRYLDQLSGGQRQRAYVAMVLAQNTEYVLLDEPLNNLDMQHSAQMMQQLRRAADELGRTVVIVLHDINFAAHYADRIVAMGDGQVVETGTPAEILRPEVLERIFKTPCSVVDGPHGPLAVYY; translated from the coding sequence GTGATCGAGCTGCGCGGCGTGGTGAAGCGCCACAGCGACGAGGTGTGCATCGGACCCGTGGACCTGGACATCCAGGCCGGGGGAGTGACCGCGCTCGTGGGGCCCAACGGGGCCGGCAAGTCCACGCTGCTGACGATGATCGGCCGGCTGCAGGACGCCGACGCCGGGACGATCGCCGTGGGCGGGCACGACATCACCACGACGCCGTCCCGGAAGATCGCGCAGACCCTGTCCATCCTGCGGCAGGAGAACCACTTCGTGACGCGGCTGACCGTGCGACAGCTCGTGGGGTTCGGGCGCTACCCGTACACGCGCGGGCGGCTGACCCTGGAAGATGAGCGGCACGTGTCCGACGCGATCGACTTCCTCAACCTCGGCCCGTTCGAGAACCGCTACCTCGACCAGCTCTCGGGCGGCCAGCGGCAGCGCGCGTACGTGGCGATGGTGCTGGCGCAGAACACCGAGTACGTGCTGCTGGACGAGCCGCTGAACAACCTGGACATGCAGCACTCGGCGCAGATGATGCAGCAGCTGCGTCGGGCCGCCGACGAGCTGGGCCGGACCGTGGTGATCGTGCTGCACGACATCAACTTCGCCGCCCACTACGCCGACCGGATCGTGGCCATGGGGGACGGCCAGGTGGTGGAGACCGGCACCCCGGCCGAGATCCTGCGCCCTGAGGTGCTGGAGCGGATCTTCAAGACCCCCTGCAGCGTGGTGGACGGACCGCACGGGCCGCTGGCCGTGTACTACTGA